Proteins from a single region of Candidatus Poribacteria bacterium:
- a CDS encoding VWA domain-containing protein: MRLDHPGFLCLLLLLPFLLWYLSQKNSGRIRFSDLSISRQIVPSFWVKCLPFLNFVRFFVIVLMIFALARPQSSHSRQQITSEGIDILLILDISGSMRAEDFKPDNRLHAAKAVIHDFLDDRKNDRIGLVVFAGESFTQCPLTLDYQVLGNLLLNVEIGMLEDGTAIGDALANATNRLRHSTAKSKIAILLTDGENNAGTIDPLTAAQAAKAIGVKVYTIGMGKEGGAFIPYHDPIFGLQYSPNRTYVDEKTLKQIAEITDGRYFRATDNQKLSEIYQEINQLETTKIEVTEYTRYKELAAYPLILATLLLMLEIVLSNTRMRKIP; the protein is encoded by the coding sequence TTGCGATTGGATCATCCTGGATTTCTCTGCTTACTCCTGCTTCTGCCGTTCCTCCTTTGGTATCTGAGCCAAAAAAACAGCGGGCGAATCCGCTTTTCAGATCTCAGTATCAGTCGCCAGATTGTGCCCAGTTTTTGGGTCAAATGTCTTCCGTTCCTAAATTTTGTGCGATTTTTTGTTATTGTCCTGATGATTTTCGCCCTCGCACGTCCACAATCGTCCCATAGTCGTCAACAGATCACTTCTGAAGGTATTGACATCCTGCTAATCCTCGATATTTCTGGAAGCATGCGAGCTGAAGATTTCAAGCCTGATAACCGTTTGCACGCAGCAAAAGCAGTCATCCACGACTTTCTAGATGACCGGAAAAATGACCGCATCGGACTGGTTGTTTTTGCCGGTGAAAGTTTCACACAATGTCCCCTCACGCTCGATTACCAAGTCCTTGGAAATTTGCTCCTCAATGTCGAGATCGGCATGCTTGAAGATGGCACTGCCATCGGGGACGCGCTTGCGAACGCTACCAACAGACTGCGTCATTCAACAGCCAAAAGCAAAATTGCGATTTTGCTTACCGATGGTGAGAATAACGCTGGGACCATTGATCCATTGACCGCCGCCCAAGCTGCTAAAGCTATCGGCGTCAAGGTGTATACCATCGGTATGGGGAAAGAGGGTGGCGCATTCATTCCATACCATGATCCGATTTTCGGACTACAGTATAGTCCCAATCGAACGTATGTAGATGAAAAAACGCTCAAACAGATCGCGGAGATTACAGACGGACGCTATTTCCGCGCAACGGATAATCAGAAACTATCCGAGATTTACCAAGAGATTAACCAACTCGAAACAACCAAAATTGAGGTCACAGAATACACCCGCTATAAGGAACTCGCTGCGTATCCCCTAATCCTCGCAACACTCCTGTTGATGCTGGAAATTGTCCTGTCAAATACCCGGATGCGAAAAATCCCGTGA